A stretch of Roseibium porphyridii DNA encodes these proteins:
- a CDS encoding RDD family protein, giving the protein MSAASTADYTRQDVFDPMVNPELFAGVRSRRIFAFCIDVIVIALLTFGAGVLVFFLGVFTLGLGFLLYGILPAAVALLYVAFTLGGPQASTLGMRAMGLEMRLWYGAKPYPLLAAVHVLLFWFSISLLTPLVLLVSLFSDRKRLLHDLILGVVVINSSYHQQYVGDHQQG; this is encoded by the coding sequence ATGTCAGCTGCAAGCACCGCCGATTACACACGCCAGGACGTCTTTGATCCAATGGTCAACCCGGAGCTCTTTGCCGGTGTTCGCAGTCGTCGGATATTTGCGTTTTGTATAGACGTGATTGTAATTGCGCTTTTGACCTTCGGTGCCGGCGTCCTCGTCTTCTTCCTCGGCGTTTTCACCCTTGGCCTCGGCTTCCTGCTCTACGGGATCCTGCCAGCGGCAGTCGCCTTGCTTTATGTCGCCTTCACACTTGGCGGACCGCAAGCTTCAACGCTCGGGATGCGCGCCATGGGCCTGGAGATGCGTCTGTGGTACGGCGCAAAGCCCTATCCGTTGCTGGCGGCCGTTCATGTATTGCTCTTTTGGTTCTCCATATCGCTGCTCACGCCTCTTGTGCTGCTGGTTTCGCTTTTTTCGGATCGCAAACGTCTTTTGCATGACTTGATCCTGGGCGTTGTGGTGATCAACTCGTCCTATCATCAGCAATATGTCGGTGATCACCAGCAAGGCTAA
- a CDS encoding threonine ammonia-lyase has protein sequence MTLAFNDPQQVTFDKIKQAAEIIKGAVLETPCLPAPRLSQLTGADIFVKYENMQVTGAFKERGALVKLSGLTDQEKSRGVIAVSAGNHAQGVAYHAGRLGIPATIVMPVLTPFVKIAATRGYGAEVVLAGNTLADAKEEADRLALEKDLVWVHPYDDAHVIHGQGTIALEMLAQQPDLEVLVIPVGGGGLISGIATAAKALKPSVTVTGVETTLYPGMWGAFYGKEVRCEGATIAEGIAVRDIGQLTTEVIKDRVDDILLVSESSIEQAINAYLTLQRTIAEGAGAAGLAALLSDPDRFAGKKVGLVLCGGNIDPRLLSKIVVRELARDGRLVSIRIDTPDRPGTLGEIATVIGDMQGNVVDVEHHRLFLNVPAKGATLDVTFEAFDRPHGERIVAALRERGFVVRYLEIGDRMD, from the coding sequence ATGACACTGGCCTTCAACGACCCGCAGCAAGTAACTTTCGACAAGATCAAACAAGCAGCGGAAATCATCAAAGGAGCGGTTCTTGAAACCCCCTGCCTGCCTGCACCGCGCCTGTCGCAACTGACCGGCGCAGATATTTTCGTCAAATACGAGAACATGCAGGTTACCGGCGCTTTCAAGGAACGTGGTGCGCTGGTGAAACTCTCCGGTCTGACCGATCAGGAGAAGTCGCGTGGCGTGATTGCCGTGTCTGCCGGTAACCATGCGCAAGGCGTTGCCTATCATGCTGGCCGACTTGGCATTCCGGCGACTATCGTCATGCCCGTCCTGACACCCTTTGTGAAAATTGCAGCCACGCGTGGATACGGCGCTGAAGTGGTTCTGGCCGGCAACACACTTGCCGATGCCAAGGAAGAGGCCGACCGGCTGGCGCTGGAGAAGGACCTTGTCTGGGTTCATCCATATGATGATGCGCATGTCATTCACGGACAGGGAACCATTGCCCTGGAAATGCTGGCACAGCAACCCGATCTCGAGGTTCTGGTGATCCCGGTTGGAGGTGGCGGCCTGATCTCCGGCATCGCAACAGCGGCCAAGGCGTTGAAACCCTCGGTGACAGTGACCGGTGTTGAAACAACGCTTTATCCTGGCATGTGGGGAGCGTTCTACGGCAAGGAAGTGCGATGCGAAGGGGCGACCATTGCCGAGGGCATTGCCGTGAGGGACATTGGTCAACTGACGACCGAAGTGATCAAGGATCGGGTTGATGACATCTTGCTGGTTTCAGAAAGCAGCATTGAACAGGCAATCAATGCCTATCTGACCCTGCAGCGGACAATTGCGGAAGGTGCAGGGGCAGCCGGACTTGCAGCCCTCTTGAGCGACCCGGATCGATTTGCCGGAAAGAAGGTCGGACTTGTCCTTTGCGGTGGCAACATCGACCCTCGCCTTCTTTCCAAGATTGTTGTGCGCGAGCTCGCCCGCGACGGCCGGCTTGTGTCTATCCGTATCGACACACCCGACCGTCCGGGCACGCTCGGTGAAATTGCCACTGTAATAGGAGACATGCAGGGCAATGTGGTCGATGTGGAACATCACAGGCTGTTCCTGAACGTGCCGGCCAAAGGCGCAACCCTTGATGTCACGTTCGAGGCCTTCGATCGCCCCCATGGAGAGCGGATTGTGGCGGCCTTGCGCGAACGCGGATTTGTGGTGCGCTACCTTGAAATCGGCGACAGAATGGATTGA
- the hemB gene encoding porphobilinogen synthase, producing MDTLLAGTRMRRNRQTDWSRRLVRENALTVDDLIWPIFLVDGEGIRQPVPSMPDVVRLSVDEAVREAERAAKLNIPALALFPYTDPSLRDDTGSEALNANNLTCRALRAIKTEGFDIGLMTDVALDPYTSHGHDGLMDGETILNDETVDQLCRQALVQAEAGSDVIAPSDMMDGRIGAIRQSLDVQGFRGTQIMAYSAKYASAFYGPFRDAVGSSGTLKGDKRTYQMDPANTDEALREAELDITEGADMIMVKPGLPYLDIVRRLKDEFQVPTYAYQVSGEYAMIKAAAANGWLDGDKAMLESLLAFKRAGADGILTYFAPKVAGMLAERS from the coding sequence ATGGATACGCTGCTTGCGGGAACCCGCATGCGCCGCAATCGCCAGACAGACTGGTCCCGGCGTCTCGTGCGTGAAAATGCGCTGACCGTCGATGATCTGATCTGGCCGATTTTTCTGGTGGACGGTGAAGGTATCCGACAACCGGTTCCGTCGATGCCCGACGTTGTCCGCTTGTCGGTGGATGAGGCTGTGCGCGAGGCAGAGCGCGCCGCAAAGCTGAACATTCCAGCGCTTGCCCTTTTTCCTTACACGGATCCTTCTTTGAGAGACGACACCGGTTCAGAAGCGCTGAACGCCAACAATCTGACCTGCCGTGCGCTGCGTGCCATCAAGACTGAAGGATTTGACATCGGCCTGATGACGGACGTCGCGCTGGACCCTTATACCAGCCACGGCCACGACGGCCTGATGGACGGCGAAACCATTCTGAATGACGAGACAGTCGATCAGCTCTGCCGGCAGGCGCTCGTTCAGGCCGAGGCAGGGTCGGATGTCATCGCCCCGTCCGATATGATGGACGGCCGTATCGGCGCAATTCGCCAATCACTTGACGTTCAAGGGTTTCGAGGCACGCAGATCATGGCCTATTCGGCCAAATATGCATCTGCGTTTTATGGACCGTTCCGAGATGCCGTTGGGTCGTCGGGCACGTTGAAGGGCGACAAGCGCACCTATCAGATGGATCCGGCCAACACAGATGAGGCTCTGCGCGAAGCTGAACTCGATATCACTGAAGGTGCGGACATGATCATGGTGAAGCCGGGCTTGCCCTATCTCGATATCGTGCGCAGGTTGAAAGACGAATTCCAGGTCCCGACCTATGCCTACCAGGTGTCAGGCGAATACGCGATGATCAAGGCAGCTGCTGCAAACGGATGGCTTGACGGTGACAAGGCTATGCTGGAAAGCCTTTTGGCATTCAAGCGCGCCGGAGCTGACGGCATTTTAACCTATTTCGCGCCGAAAGTGGCAGGAATGCTGGCTGAGCGTTCATGA
- a CDS encoding anti-sigma factor family protein, giving the protein MDQNEMTDELIMAYADGELTADEAARVEEALKTDQSAQRKLAMFRETADLLKAAPAPPVPDDLAHRIDALIADKDDEPAPAETDNVVQFRRFGRSGFVPTAIAACLALAIGLGTGYSLNQPEPAGKGSPFGVAALADPGIKGALASTPSGESSVLASGATLNLIASFMDEAGVLCREFDYEGVNGHSVVSVACRDGGQWQPKIAIAATGDSVNHYAPASSLDALEAWLKSSGLGDPLGAEDEQQLLAVR; this is encoded by the coding sequence ATGGACCAGAACGAGATGACAGATGAACTCATTATGGCCTATGCGGACGGCGAATTGACGGCAGACGAGGCCGCAAGGGTTGAAGAAGCCCTGAAAACAGACCAGTCCGCGCAGCGCAAGCTTGCCATGTTTCGAGAGACCGCTGACCTGTTGAAGGCCGCGCCAGCTCCGCCAGTACCTGATGATCTGGCCCACCGGATCGACGCGTTGATCGCGGACAAGGACGATGAGCCGGCACCAGCCGAGACAGACAACGTGGTGCAATTCCGTCGCTTTGGACGCTCGGGATTTGTTCCGACCGCAATTGCGGCCTGCCTGGCGCTCGCAATCGGCCTTGGAACAGGTTATTCGCTCAACCAGCCTGAACCGGCAGGCAAGGGCTCACCCTTTGGCGTTGCTGCGCTTGCAGATCCTGGGATCAAAGGGGCGCTGGCGTCTACACCATCGGGCGAAAGCAGCGTTCTGGCGTCAGGAGCAACGCTCAACCTGATCGCATCCTTCATGGACGAAGCCGGAGTGCTTTGCCGAGAATTCGATTATGAAGGGGTGAATGGACACTCTGTTGTGTCGGTCGCCTGTCGCGATGGAGGCCAATGGCAACCGAAAATCGCCATTGCTGCCACCGGAGATTCGGTGAACCACTACGCTCCGGCGTCTTCGCTAGATGCCCTGGAAGCCTGGTTGAAATCGTCCGGTTTGGGAGATCCGCTCGGCGCCGAAGATGAACAGCAACTCTTGGCCGTGAGATAG